Proteins from a genomic interval of Paenibacillus sp. FSL H8-0048:
- a CDS encoding metal-dependent hydrolase: protein MDTATHFVMGLGLAGLSFVDPLVASNGTLAGAVMVATVLASQAPDADTALRLKDNAVYIRNHRGITHSLPFLLLWPALITVVIGPLFGFTDLGTLSHIALWSFIGVAVHVFSDLFNTYGTQAARPFTEKWIAWNIIHIFDPFIFGSHAAAIILWISGIVPPAPLFITLYACIVLYYIWRTLVHARITRSIKNKDVHHHAGDRYYVIPTISPARWNVVKAKPDGSYNVGLLNSGRLEWFKHAVCSTHPAVEHSKSHPDIQAFLYFTSYAVAEVEELPSGYIVRWGDVRYLHRKQFPFVAVLVMDHEYKPLNTYVGWLSSEKLDERFAIDPGTVKL from the coding sequence ATGGATACTGCCACACATTTTGTTATGGGACTTGGACTTGCAGGTCTGTCCTTCGTCGATCCGCTCGTCGCTTCGAATGGAACGCTGGCCGGAGCGGTGATGGTAGCCACTGTACTGGCTTCTCAGGCACCGGATGCCGATACCGCCCTGCGTCTGAAGGATAACGCGGTATATATCCGCAATCACAGGGGAATCACCCATTCACTGCCCTTTTTACTGCTGTGGCCGGCATTGATCACAGTGGTCATCGGGCCGTTGTTCGGCTTCACAGACCTTGGTACCTTAAGCCATATCGCGCTCTGGAGCTTCATCGGCGTTGCCGTCCATGTATTCTCCGATCTGTTCAACACCTACGGGACTCAGGCTGCCCGCCCGTTCACCGAGAAATGGATCGCCTGGAATATCATCCATATCTTCGATCCGTTTATCTTCGGCAGCCATGCAGCCGCGATTATTCTCTGGATCAGCGGAATAGTGCCGCCCGCTCCACTATTCATTACCTTGTACGCCTGCATCGTCTTGTACTACATCTGGCGGACCCTTGTTCATGCCCGCATTACGCGCAGCATCAAGAACAAGGATGTTCACCACCATGCAGGTGACCGGTATTATGTGATCCCCACCATTTCGCCAGCGCGGTGGAATGTGGTCAAAGCCAAGCCGGACGGCAGCTATAATGTCGGACTGCTGAACAGCGGGCGGCTGGAATGGTTCAAGCATGCGGTGTGCTCCACTCACCCCGCTGTCGAGCATTCCAAATCCCATCCGGATATTCAGGCCTTCCTGTACTTCACCTCATACGCTGTCGCGGAGGTGGAGGAGCTGCCCTCTGGTTATATTGTACGCTGGGGAGATGTCCGTTATTTACACCGTAAGCAATTCCCGTTCGTCGCTGTCCTGGTAATGGATCATGAGTATAAACCGCTGAATACTTATGTCGGCTGGTTAAGCAGCGAGAAGCTCGATGAACGCTTCGCCATTGACCCGGGAACCGTCAAGCTGTAG
- the cyoE gene encoding heme o synthase, protein MDNQLRYQASSDSASMSAKSPPEGASWRDFITVTKPGIIRSNLIAAFAGYWVASGWDVQYGRLILTLLGTMLVMASACVFNNYFDRDLDMKMERTRERGLPTGRLKPTTVLIYAIGLGIAGLGVLFAFCGVLAGLFGIVGMFVYVVVYTLWLKRTSTWSTSVGAISGAMPPVIGYVAVTGTVDLGAWLLFAMLFLWQPPHFWALGIRRKEEYRAAGFPLLPVVKGTRRTKFQMIPYVALLLPVPVLMYAYDYAGIYYLIVSLALSVGWLYLTLIGFKAKDDEIWAKKSFLFSINYLTLSLIALVLNTIHV, encoded by the coding sequence GTGGACAATCAATTGAGATATCAAGCTTCTTCTGATTCCGCATCAATGTCTGCCAAGTCTCCACCGGAAGGTGCAAGCTGGCGCGACTTTATTACCGTTACGAAGCCCGGCATTATCCGCTCCAATCTGATTGCGGCATTTGCAGGCTATTGGGTGGCATCAGGCTGGGATGTGCAGTATGGCCGCCTGATTCTTACTTTGCTCGGCACCATGCTGGTCATGGCTTCGGCCTGTGTCTTCAATAATTATTTTGACCGCGATCTGGATATGAAGATGGAACGGACCCGGGAACGCGGGCTGCCTACAGGAAGGCTGAAGCCTACAACAGTACTTATCTATGCCATTGGACTCGGCATTGCCGGGCTGGGCGTGCTGTTCGCATTCTGCGGCGTATTGGCCGGATTGTTCGGCATAGTCGGCATGTTCGTATATGTTGTAGTGTACACCCTTTGGCTCAAAAGAACCTCTACCTGGAGCACCTCGGTAGGTGCGATCTCGGGGGCCATGCCTCCTGTCATCGGCTATGTGGCTGTTACAGGAACTGTGGATCTTGGAGCCTGGCTGCTGTTCGCAATGCTCTTTTTGTGGCAGCCGCCCCATTTCTGGGCACTCGGTATCCGCCGCAAGGAGGAATACAGAGCAGCAGGCTTTCCTCTCCTTCCGGTAGTGAAGGGGACGCGACGCACCAAATTTCAGATGATTCCTTATGTGGCTCTGCTGCTTCCGGTGCCTGTGCTGATGTACGCCTATGATTATGCAGGTATTTATTATCTTATTGTATCACTGGCCTTGTCGGTTGGCTGGCTCTACTTAACCCTCATCGGATTCAAGGCCAAGGATGATGAGATCTGGGCGAAGAAAAGCTTCCTCTTCTCCATTAACTATCTGACCTTAAGCCTGATTGCCCTGGTGCTGAATACCATTCATGTGTAA
- a CDS encoding SCO family protein, with protein sequence MQTLKRYKWTWLLLLIAIIMAAYLAVQSFGFGEKKLPVIGQVQDFSLENVDGKQISLADTAGTARLVYFFFTVCPDVCPITTYMLSETQDILVKDGSFGKDVEFVSISFDPKNDTREAIKAFADKFHADYSGWYFLRGDQEQVRKLAAESFKVLIYGTSKDDFAHANLIGLVDKNNQLRGLYDAGDTENVTPEFLARTVKKLARE encoded by the coding sequence GTGCAGACCTTGAAACGTTACAAGTGGACCTGGCTGCTGCTGCTGATTGCAATCATTATGGCTGCCTATCTGGCGGTCCAGTCATTTGGGTTCGGTGAGAAGAAGCTGCCGGTCATCGGTCAGGTACAGGACTTCTCCCTGGAGAATGTGGACGGGAAGCAGATCAGTCTGGCAGATACGGCTGGCACAGCAAGGCTGGTCTATTTCTTCTTCACGGTCTGTCCTGATGTGTGTCCGATTACCACCTATATGCTGTCAGAGACTCAGGATATACTGGTTAAAGACGGCAGCTTCGGCAAAGACGTTGAATTCGTCTCGATATCTTTCGATCCGAAGAATGATACCAGGGAAGCTATCAAAGCCTTTGCTGACAAGTTCCATGCTGATTACAGCGGCTGGTATTTTCTGCGGGGGGATCAGGAGCAGGTACGCAAGCTGGCAGCGGAGTCCTTCAAGGTGCTGATCTACGGCACGAGCAAGGATGATTTCGCCCACGCGAACCTCATTGGTCTGGTGGACAAGAATAATCAGCTCCGGGGATTGTACGATGCGGGGGATACGGAGAATGTAACGCCGGAGTTCCTGGCCAGAACGGTTAAGAAGCTGGCCCGTGAATAG
- a CDS encoding toprim domain-containing protein produces MSITIIVEGKNDRSRLRRLLDPEVDILCTFGTLNTLKLESLRNTIRDGEVYLYMDNDSSGKKIRAVLRDAFPDAVHMYTRKGYAGVEGTPDEYNITQLEKAGLEDFIIYPQPYPQGIEG; encoded by the coding sequence ATGTCCATCACCATTATTGTCGAAGGCAAGAACGACCGCAGCAGACTGAGACGGCTGCTTGATCCAGAGGTCGACATTCTGTGCACCTTCGGTACGCTGAATACCCTGAAGCTGGAATCCCTGCGGAATACGATCCGGGACGGGGAAGTCTATCTGTACATGGACAATGACAGCTCAGGCAAAAAAATCCGTGCTGTCCTGCGGGACGCCTTTCCCGATGCTGTTCATATGTATACCCGCAAGGGTTATGCCGGTGTGGAAGGGACTCCGGATGAATATAACATCACCCAGCTGGAGAAGGCCGGACTTGAAGATTTCATTATTTACCCCCAGCCGTATCCTCAGGGCATAGAAGGATAA
- a CDS encoding MFS transporter encodes MKTAMWLYLFMFLAFFDLHAQYPILTPFAMSLGAGPAFIGWMMGMYSLTHLPGNLLAGVLVDRNGSRRYIVFALTVAGLILLLQAHAQLPWHLLLLRAASGFALAFLSPACMTLLASLSSDPATQGKYMSGNGIIHTLASVVSPAAGAFIVAKAGYSGTFSTLGWLLIFTGVMAFFSVPKHNPALVLHKPALPVKQNLQPGAVDTAQPAVSRRYYLLPFFVSCSQGVLFFELPLSQGQDGMVSTGILLSLLSLGALATLCLFFLNRLSPSIRIAVALLGMALCFFTLAAFRSIPAGVVLFLLGSAKGVLFPAMASLFISLGGAGRLGRTFSLQSIAMSLGAFAGPVTAGQLRGYVSPYFIAFVLLMTALLLLPPGRSSRLSSYAPGWNSPAA; translated from the coding sequence GTGAAAACTGCAATGTGGCTCTACCTCTTCATGTTCCTGGCGTTCTTCGATTTGCATGCCCAGTATCCTATCCTGACCCCCTTTGCCATGTCACTGGGAGCGGGCCCGGCCTTCATCGGCTGGATGATGGGGATGTATTCCCTGACCCACCTCCCGGGCAATCTGCTGGCAGGTGTACTTGTAGACCGCAATGGCAGCCGCCGCTATATCGTGTTCGCCCTTACTGTAGCAGGACTGATCCTGCTCTTGCAGGCGCATGCCCAGCTGCCCTGGCATCTGCTCCTGCTGCGGGCAGCGAGCGGGTTCGCCCTGGCGTTCCTCTCGCCAGCCTGTATGACCCTATTAGCCTCGCTCTCCTCTGATCCGGCGACCCAGGGCAAATACATGTCAGGCAACGGAATTATTCACACGCTGGCTTCGGTGGTCTCCCCTGCTGCCGGAGCCTTCATCGTAGCCAAAGCCGGTTACTCCGGCACCTTCAGTACATTAGGGTGGCTCCTGATCTTCACCGGTGTGATGGCCTTCTTCAGTGTGCCGAAGCATAATCCCGCCCTGGTACTGCATAAGCCTGCACTCCCGGTGAAGCAGAATCTGCAACCCGGGGCGGTAGATACCGCCCAGCCTGCTGTCTCCAGGCGTTATTATCTGCTGCCCTTCTTCGTATCCTGCTCTCAGGGCGTACTGTTCTTCGAGCTTCCGCTGTCACAAGGACAGGACGGAATGGTCTCTACAGGAATTCTGCTCTCTCTGCTCAGCCTTGGAGCGCTGGCGACCCTCTGCCTGTTCTTCCTGAACCGGCTCTCGCCAAGCATACGTATTGCTGTTGCCCTGCTTGGGATGGCTCTTTGCTTCTTCACCTTGGCTGCCTTCCGCAGCATCCCGGCCGGAGTCGTTCTCTTCCTGCTCGGCTCTGCCAAAGGGGTATTGTTCCCGGCTATGGCCTCCCTCTTCATCAGTCTGGGCGGCGCAGGACGGCTGGGCCGGACCTTCTCGCTGCAATCCATCGCCATGTCCCTTGGGGCCTTCGCCGGACCTGTAACCGCCGGACAGCTTAGAGGGTATGTTTCGCCTTACTTCATCGCCTTCGTGCTGCTGATGACAGCTCTCCTGCTGCTGCCTCCGGGCAGATCCAGCCGTCTCTCTTCTTATGCTCCCGGCTGGAACAGTCCTGCCGCCTGA
- a CDS encoding transglutaminase domain-containing protein, which yields MNSWIESLREANIISIVLLLVVLFSALQGWGRGFRRAAGGLFGMLGSGVLAAASLVMAIPAAVYLSPAAGNWASGVTPPDAKLSQWQQLYYTGASVLANSPVVRFLLLLLLCYTLIRLLLGLLFLLLPFRLPRQSGRGSGQITGFSRLVGAVLGTAAGLTRALVLVFVLFISVALNPDSGFSRYVQSSPVYSQSAEAVFEPLAGEQVRGKLPVLTKAVAAEMSDILRRKYEVIDHDISADIAGAAADIAGQASGDEEKARLLYDWVGSRIAYDYNKAENYEERRIWHEQTPQDTMDTRLGVCIDYARLYAMMARSQGLQVRVVTGKGYDGQGGYGPHAWNEVYISSRAAWIPLDSTWASSGDWFNPRDFDSTHLKENIL from the coding sequence TTGAACAGCTGGATAGAAAGTCTTCGGGAAGCCAATATCATCTCCATTGTTCTGCTGCTGGTGGTCCTCTTCTCTGCCCTGCAAGGCTGGGGCCGGGGCTTCCGCAGAGCAGCCGGAGGGCTGTTCGGCATGCTCGGATCAGGCGTGCTTGCGGCAGCTTCGCTGGTGATGGCGATTCCCGCAGCCGTATATCTCTCACCTGCTGCCGGGAACTGGGCTTCGGGCGTTACTCCGCCGGATGCCAAGCTTAGCCAATGGCAGCAGTTATATTACACCGGAGCCTCCGTACTGGCGAATTCACCAGTGGTGCGGTTTCTGCTGCTGCTCTTACTGTGCTATACCTTGATTCGTCTGCTGTTGGGGCTGTTGTTCCTGCTTCTGCCGTTCCGCCTGCCGCGCCAGTCCGGGAGGGGTTCGGGGCAGATCACAGGCTTCAGCCGGCTCGTCGGGGCAGTGCTTGGCACCGCCGCGGGGCTTACCCGCGCCTTGGTGCTGGTCTTTGTCCTGTTCATCAGCGTCGCCTTGAACCCGGACAGCGGCTTCAGCCGCTACGTGCAGTCATCACCGGTCTACAGCCAGAGTGCGGAAGCGGTATTTGAGCCGCTGGCCGGTGAACAGGTCAGAGGAAAGCTGCCAGTGCTGACTAAGGCGGTAGCCGCCGAGATGAGCGATATTCTCCGGCGCAAATATGAGGTGATTGACCATGATATTTCGGCGGATATTGCCGGTGCAGCCGCAGATATTGCCGGACAAGCCAGCGGGGATGAAGAGAAGGCCAGACTGCTCTATGACTGGGTAGGCTCGCGTATTGCGTACGATTATAACAAAGCAGAGAATTATGAAGAGAGACGGATCTGGCATGAGCAGACCCCGCAGGATACGATGGATACACGGCTTGGGGTATGCATTGATTACGCGCGGCTCTATGCCATGATGGCCCGTTCGCAAGGCCTCCAGGTGCGTGTCGTCACCGGTAAAGGCTATGACGGGCAAGGCGGTTATGGACCGCATGCCTGGAATGAGGTCTATATCAGCAGCCGTGCAGCCTGGATTCCGCTTGATTCCACCTGGGCCAGCAGCGGCGACTGGTTCAATCCCAGGGATTTCGACTCCACGCATCTCAAGGAAAACATCCTCTGA
- a CDS encoding peptidoglycan D,D-transpeptidase FtsI family protein, with amino-acid sequence MGVFRKQASPPEEKDSKSSLGLRLNVFFFSTFVIFCVIIIRLAVIQFVEGPTLTEVETSRDTKSVPLASIRGGIRAAAGEQIAYSTSVQTLYVTLTKEYTAKAVDKETGISSLKPEARANAYALANNLVAKFDEYGDPNGEKLTVNEVINSLDLYFKKYSGYMARKIKSGLTTKEIAYFMEHKSEFPGLEIVEEGVRHYDKDTVAVQTVGYIKPFKSSNTLNIYKNIQSAMKKIGADPGLNYKDDEFVGFDGLELQYQRELRGKNGYQVISVNPQNMAEKVEEVVPPVKGNDIWMTIDKNVQLKTEQAITEQINWLHRNAVQGKTHPDAKTGYAVAMEVDTGNIVAMASMPDYDTNVWTAEKLDSDTWNKIMGNYQNGTITPYSSGMSGHGFGSTVLLGSTIKPLTVLIGLNEGFFSTSYTYTDKGIAYFGKDDKSSVRNASGHVYGRMNAAKAIEDSSNVFMVDMIGKKLYEQYKGEGIGVWDKYMKEFGLGVSTQSGLPNEYLGQINYTDTKAAGSAQAALVYASFGQQGRYTVLQLAQYASTLANEGVRIKPQLVSKITDSSGKVVKKFEREVLDEVTTFDKSFWREIKKGMNSKVSAFADFPYDFARKTGTSQQLGKGQLRDNGVFIAFAPRNNPKLAVAVVIPEGGFGSNSAAPVARKIFDAYDWEYGLDGVPKKSLKTANPNDGAASGDPSDNTPATN; translated from the coding sequence GTGGGTGTTTTCCGAAAGCAGGCCTCCCCCCCGGAAGAGAAGGACAGCAAGAGCTCGCTTGGCCTGCGGCTTAACGTGTTTTTCTTCAGCACGTTTGTTATTTTTTGTGTAATTATTATTCGTCTCGCAGTTATTCAATTCGTTGAGGGACCCACACTGACCGAGGTGGAGACCAGCCGGGATACCAAAAGTGTCCCCCTCGCCTCCATCCGTGGAGGCATTCGCGCCGCCGCAGGCGAGCAAATCGCCTACTCGACCTCCGTTCAAACGCTGTATGTTACGCTTACAAAGGAATATACAGCTAAAGCGGTAGACAAGGAGACGGGCATCAGCTCGTTGAAGCCGGAGGCCAGAGCCAATGCGTACGCACTTGCGAATAATCTGGTTGCGAAATTTGATGAATATGGCGACCCGAACGGCGAGAAGCTGACTGTTAATGAAGTAATTAATTCACTGGATTTATATTTCAAGAAATATTCGGGCTATATGGCCCGTAAGATCAAGTCCGGTCTGACCACCAAGGAAATCGCTTATTTCATGGAGCACAAAAGCGAATTCCCCGGCCTTGAGATCGTGGAAGAAGGCGTACGTCATTACGACAAGGATACCGTAGCTGTGCAGACGGTCGGATATATCAAGCCCTTCAAATCCTCCAATACGCTCAACATCTACAAGAATATTCAGAGCGCCATGAAGAAGATCGGCGCAGATCCCGGCCTGAATTATAAAGACGATGAATTCGTCGGCTTCGACGGTCTGGAGCTGCAATATCAGCGGGAGCTGCGCGGCAAGAACGGCTATCAGGTCATCTCGGTAAATCCGCAGAACATGGCCGAGAAGGTGGAAGAGGTAGTTCCGCCTGTCAAGGGAAATGATATCTGGATGACGATTGACAAGAATGTTCAGCTTAAGACGGAGCAGGCCATCACCGAACAGATTAATTGGCTGCACCGCAACGCTGTACAAGGCAAGACTCATCCTGACGCCAAGACAGGCTATGCGGTGGCGATGGAGGTCGATACCGGCAATATCGTAGCCATGGCCAGCATGCCGGATTACGATACCAATGTCTGGACAGCGGAGAAGCTGGATTCGGATACCTGGAATAAAATCATGGGTAATTATCAGAACGGGACGATCACTCCATACTCTTCCGGCATGTCCGGTCATGGATTTGGTTCCACGGTACTGCTCGGCTCCACCATTAAGCCGCTGACGGTGCTGATCGGTCTGAATGAAGGATTCTTCAGCACTTCGTATACTTACACTGACAAAGGGATTGCCTATTTCGGCAAGGATGATAAATCCTCCGTCCGCAATGCCTCAGGGCACGTCTATGGGCGGATGAATGCGGCTAAGGCAATTGAGGATTCCTCCAATGTGTTCATGGTGGATATGATCGGCAAGAAGCTTTATGAGCAATATAAAGGCGAGGGAATTGGAGTCTGGGATAAGTATATGAAGGAGTTCGGCCTGGGCGTATCTACGCAGAGCGGTCTCCCTAACGAATACCTGGGACAGATCAACTACACGGATACTAAGGCAGCGGGCAGTGCGCAAGCCGCGCTGGTCTATGCCTCCTTCGGACAGCAGGGCCGTTATACGGTGCTGCAGTTAGCTCAGTATGCTTCTACGCTTGCGAATGAAGGGGTGCGGATCAAGCCGCAGCTTGTCAGCAAGATCACGGATTCATCGGGCAAGGTGGTCAAGAAATTTGAGCGCGAGGTGCTGGATGAAGTGACGACCTTTGACAAGTCCTTTTGGCGAGAAATTAAAAAGGGTATGAACAGTAAGGTCTCGGCATTCGCAGATTTCCCTTATGATTTTGCCCGTAAGACAGGGACCTCACAGCAGCTTGGTAAAGGGCAATTGCGCGATAACGGGGTATTTATTGCCTTCGCCCCGCGTAATAATCCTAAGTTGGCTGTTGCTGTAGTCATCCCCGAAGGCGGATTCGGCTCTAACAGTGCCGCTCCGGTTGCACGTAAAATTTTCGATGCATACGACTGGGAATACGGGCTGGATGGCGTGCCTAAGAAAAGCCTGAAAACAGCGAACCCGAATGACGGCGCTGCTTCCGGTGACCCTTCCGATAATACTCCCGCAACAAACTGA
- a CDS encoding Cof-type HAD-IIB family hydrolase gives MTAKYRLLALDMDGTLLNDEQKITPLTVEWIKKAMEAGVHVCLSTGRSSRSAMPYAEQLGLNTPMIMVNGSEVWRAPHELYRRSLMDVELVKEMHKIAEEFDIWFWAYSVDEVYNRDTWDGEIDSREWLKFGYSTEDNDIRHKLLMRLQELGGLEITNSSPFNLEINPLGVNKASGILEVCKLLGINMSQVVAVGDSLNDLAAIQQSGFGVAMGNAQEAVKQEADAVVATNNEDGIAEVIQKYILTEAGTPAGRVSKRA, from the coding sequence ATGACTGCCAAATACCGCCTGCTAGCACTGGATATGGATGGAACCTTACTGAACGACGAACAGAAGATTACCCCGCTTACGGTGGAATGGATCAAAAAAGCGATGGAGGCCGGTGTACATGTCTGCCTGTCTACCGGACGCTCTTCGCGCAGTGCGATGCCTTATGCTGAACAGCTTGGCCTGAACACTCCGATGATTATGGTAAATGGAAGTGAAGTCTGGCGTGCGCCCCATGAGCTGTACCGACGGTCTCTGATGGATGTGGAGCTGGTCAAGGAGATGCACAAAATTGCTGAGGAATTCGATATCTGGTTCTGGGCCTACTCTGTAGATGAGGTGTACAACCGGGATACCTGGGACGGGGAGATTGACAGCAGGGAATGGCTGAAATTCGGCTATTCCACTGAGGATAACGATATCCGCCATAAGCTGCTGATGCGGCTGCAGGAGCTGGGCGGGCTGGAGATCACCAACTCCTCGCCGTTCAACCTGGAGATTAATCCGCTGGGCGTCAACAAGGCTTCTGGCATCCTTGAGGTCTGTAAGCTGCTGGGGATTAACATGTCCCAGGTTGTTGCCGTAGGTGACAGCCTTAACGACCTGGCAGCTATCCAGCAGTCCGGCTTCGGAGTGGCTATGGGCAATGCTCAGGAAGCTGTTAAGCAGGAAGCGGATGCAGTAGTAGCTACGAACAACGAAGACGGAATCGCGGAAGTGATTCAGAAGTACATCCTGACAGAGGCCGGAACCCCGGCCGGTAGAGTGTCGAAACGAGCTTAA
- a CDS encoding DUF456 domain-containing protein, translating to MTILGWILIIALFAIGMAGAVYPILPGALAIYLAFFVYGWFFSFGSFGPWFWIAQTLIVVVLFIADYVVGAWGVKKFGGSRASVIGSTIGLIIGPFLIPAFGLLIGPFLGAFIGELIAGEKAGKAVKVSFGALLGLFSSTVVKIILQIVMIVLFFIWIGRY from the coding sequence TTGACAATTCTGGGCTGGATTCTGATCATTGCTTTGTTCGCAATCGGGATGGCGGGGGCGGTATATCCGATCCTGCCGGGGGCGCTTGCGATTTACCTGGCTTTCTTTGTATATGGCTGGTTCTTTTCCTTCGGCTCCTTCGGTCCCTGGTTCTGGATTGCCCAGACGCTGATCGTTGTGGTGCTGTTCATTGCCGACTATGTGGTCGGGGCCTGGGGCGTCAAGAAGTTCGGCGGCTCCCGCGCCTCCGTGATCGGCAGCACCATCGGTCTGATTATCGGCCCGTTTCTGATTCCGGCGTTCGGCCTGCTGATTGGCCCGTTCCTGGGTGCTTTCATCGGCGAGCTGATTGCCGGCGAGAAGGCCGGTAAAGCGGTGAAGGTCAGCTTCGGCGCTCTGCTCGGGCTGTTCAGCAGCACAGTCGTCAAGATTATTCTGCAGATTGTGATGATCGTCCTCTTCTTTATCTGGATCGGACGTTACTAA
- a CDS encoding putative polysaccharide biosynthesis protein: MSTKKESFVKGTLILAAAALVARVLGLAQRVPLEHLFNEVGNAAFTQANNVYLLLLPLATAGIPSTLSKMVSERYALNRPQEAQQVYRAALIFAAVVGVLMSVALYIAAPYYAESSKVPESTLAIRAIAPALLLFPAIAMMRGYFQGRNNMMAGGISQIVEQIARVSTAILLAFILLRQGYSNTWMAAGASFGSVLGSIGAFGVMLYYAMKLRRSEEKVALYESNEARIPLLKIYKDIFKLSIPIVLSSVTVPVVNFIDTTFIVPLLSGQIGLKEATWTLGIFGSRAQSVAGIPPVLSIALSASLIPIISAAFARKDEQHLQRQVTLAMRVSILTGTPVVLSLVVAAYSVNGLLFKTLDGSGIVAMLTLGTIFQITMMTTNSILLGMGKSRISMYYVLVGILVKFGSNFLFSQWFGIYGIIGSTALCFIVITMLNLRMLKKIVPFSILGKRWGGFSIAVLASAGIGYGLNEAGLLLTELMPARLAFLITCLVVGAAVVVVYLVLLIILGVLSSQEIAGYPRPLRKVLGPLMRLQPARVRSGE; encoded by the coding sequence TTGTCCACCAAGAAGGAATCTTTTGTTAAAGGCACGCTTATTCTGGCGGCGGCCGCACTGGTGGCCCGTGTTCTCGGGCTTGCCCAGCGGGTGCCGCTGGAGCATTTATTCAATGAAGTCGGTAACGCTGCGTTTACACAAGCCAACAACGTATATCTGCTGCTGCTGCCGCTGGCGACAGCCGGAATACCCAGTACGCTTAGTAAAATGGTGTCCGAGCGCTATGCGCTGAACCGCCCGCAGGAAGCACAGCAGGTGTACCGGGCGGCGCTGATTTTTGCGGCTGTGGTTGGTGTGCTTATGAGTGTGGCGCTCTACATAGCTGCTCCTTATTACGCGGAATCCAGCAAGGTTCCCGAGAGTACGCTGGCCATCCGGGCGATTGCCCCGGCGCTGCTGCTGTTCCCCGCAATCGCGATGATGCGCGGGTATTTCCAGGGCCGCAACAATATGATGGCCGGTGGCATCTCACAGATTGTCGAGCAGATTGCACGGGTATCCACGGCCATTCTGCTTGCTTTCATCCTGCTGCGCCAGGGCTACAGCAATACCTGGATGGCGGCAGGCGCATCCTTCGGCAGTGTGCTCGGCAGTATCGGCGCCTTCGGCGTGATGCTGTATTATGCGATGAAGCTGCGCCGCAGCGAGGAGAAGGTCGCACTTTATGAATCAAACGAGGCCCGTATCCCGCTGCTGAAGATTTATAAGGATATTTTCAAGTTATCCATACCGATTGTCTTATCTTCCGTTACGGTGCCTGTAGTGAACTTCATTGATACTACCTTTATTGTGCCGCTGCTTAGCGGGCAAATCGGCTTGAAGGAAGCGACGTGGACGCTGGGGATTTTCGGCAGCCGGGCACAGAGTGTGGCCGGGATTCCTCCGGTATTGTCGATCGCCCTAAGTGCATCGCTGATTCCGATTATCTCTGCCGCCTTCGCCCGCAAAGATGAACAGCACTTGCAGCGTCAGGTCACACTCGCCATGCGGGTATCCATTCTGACCGGAACACCGGTTGTTCTCTCGCTGGTCGTGGCGGCGTATTCCGTTAACGGCCTGCTGTTCAAAACACTGGACGGCAGCGGCATTGTGGCGATGCTGACGCTCGGAACTATTTTCCAGATTACGATGATGACCACTAACTCGATCCTGCTCGGAATGGGCAAATCGCGGATATCCATGTATTACGTGCTTGTGGGGATCCTCGTGAAGTTCGGCTCCAATTTCCTGTTCAGCCAGTGGTTTGGCATTTATGGCATTATTGGTTCCACGGCGCTATGCTTCATAGTGATTACAATGCTTAACCTGCGGATGCTCAAAAAAATCGTCCCCTTCTCTATTCTTGGCAAACGCTGGGGAGGCTTCTCCATTGCAGTTCTGGCCTCCGCAGGAATTGGCTATGGCTTGAATGAAGCAGGGCTACTTCTGACTGAGCTGATGCCAGCCCGTCTGGCCTTCCTGATTACCTGTCTGGTGGTGGGAGCGGCAGTTGTGGTTGTGTATCTCGTTCTCCTGATCATTCTGGGCGTCCTCAGCAGCCAGGAGATTGCCGGTTATCCCCGTCCGCTGCGCAAGGTGCTGGGTCCTTTGATGAGATTGCAGCCGGCCCGTGTACGTTCCGGTGAATAA
- a CDS encoding thioredoxin family protein: MDKISSPAQFQVAIQSPRLTVAVFKADWCVDCKFIDPFMPDVEQKYAERLTLVEVDVDAVGDVSQEQNILGIPSFVAYTDGRELVRFVNKLRKSREEIEKFLDTALDVYLSIHK, from the coding sequence ATGGACAAAATCAGCTCCCCTGCCCAGTTCCAGGTGGCAATTCAGTCTCCGCGCCTGACGGTGGCAGTCTTCAAGGCAGATTGGTGTGTGGATTGCAAATTCATTGATCCGTTCATGCCGGATGTGGAACAGAAATATGCAGAGCGCCTTACCCTGGTCGAAGTGGATGTCGATGCTGTAGGAGATGTCAGCCAGGAACAGAATATACTGGGCATTCCAAGCTTTGTCGCGTACACCGATGGCCGGGAATTGGTCCGGTTCGTGAACAAGCTCCGCAAGTCCCGGGAGGAAATCGAGAAGTTTCTGGATACGGCGCTGGACGTTTATCTCAGCATTCACAAGTAA